The following proteins come from a genomic window of Edaphobacter sp. 4G125:
- a CDS encoding coiled-coil domain-containing protein produces the protein MAGSGVTIVIAGQDNTDKVFNQIQANLKRTEERAHETESALSRLGEKGKQSLELIGIALGVREVIASFKEAVHAALEYGEAINDASTKTGLTTETLSVLRYAATQAGVDFEGVSNAVAKMDKTIAAAANGNRQASAILSAIGLNASDLADRVDGAEIAFKRVAQTIGATENPIRRVELATSLFGKSGANLIETLINIGNNWDAFQEKTSRRGLLLSPEMAERLEAANKALKDLDQAARGTSIRLTSALAPAIELITNAFIDATNGGQTWTELGKKIGAFALTTAEDFALLAKYIRLAKAEYDSWSSHIDAIGDKVDSKIGFTASQRAKSQSKYENDIKRSLDAAQEYRNASNDYEKARGAILEAIKKTTEDSSQGKGDLKTKPKPGGFGGAGDVGEQDKLEAARKQRDAALLHLAEQGESLRQQRARNAQEVALAQLENDHKQQLISDEDYYAQKLSIQNASYDQQLAAAKTKIAQINDAISKLQADERRQGAGTSKGLEDASKIADLQTKRLQVEGEIAKIQTQAAKDQKESAQSVYGLARKRLQLSDELAAKVEAQHGLSVDARLKQNDDQYAIEREKLVLEYGANSVEVGNADQIDKARRDRIAASLPEAQSGVDIAGISARRSGVAGARARGAITTLDAKRQMIELDREEARALQPVLEAYQRLADDDGDLEAAKKVVELQEQIRDLNSPIDDVAQNIREGLDGAFEGLFDNIAAGKNALEGFAHDVERILSDAVYKQYVEPLIQNMLAGVMPGASGNGSSLPNAQTAGNPGAVPKGLNAGAILGGLIPGLAKGPATTGNASKGTGMNVTVTLVNDSDTQLKIGDIMKQGGTDLDKFEALFAKSFGSGGIVRQLMMGS, from the coding sequence ATGGCTGGCTCTGGAGTAACAATCGTCATCGCCGGTCAGGACAACACTGACAAGGTGTTCAACCAGATTCAGGCTAATCTCAAGAGGACCGAGGAGAGGGCGCACGAGACTGAAAGCGCCCTTTCTCGGCTTGGAGAGAAGGGGAAGCAATCCTTAGAGTTGATTGGGATAGCACTTGGTGTCCGCGAGGTTATTGCGAGCTTCAAGGAAGCGGTACATGCTGCTTTGGAATATGGCGAAGCGATCAATGACGCCAGTACAAAGACTGGGCTTACGACAGAAACACTGTCTGTATTGCGCTATGCGGCCACTCAAGCGGGAGTAGACTTTGAGGGCGTATCCAATGCGGTGGCAAAGATGGATAAAACCATCGCTGCTGCTGCTAACGGAAATAGGCAGGCGTCGGCTATTCTGTCCGCCATCGGCTTGAACGCGTCCGACCTCGCAGATAGGGTTGACGGGGCGGAGATTGCATTCAAACGGGTTGCTCAGACCATAGGGGCCACAGAAAACCCGATTCGCAGAGTAGAGTTGGCTACCAGTCTTTTCGGAAAGTCTGGTGCCAATCTTATCGAGACGCTTATCAATATCGGTAACAATTGGGATGCGTTTCAAGAAAAGACCAGTCGGCGGGGATTGCTGCTCTCTCCCGAAATGGCGGAACGCCTTGAGGCTGCAAATAAGGCTCTAAAGGATTTAGATCAGGCTGCTCGGGGTACTAGTATTCGCCTTACCTCGGCTCTGGCCCCGGCCATTGAGCTGATAACCAATGCGTTCATTGATGCGACGAATGGTGGACAGACATGGACTGAGTTGGGGAAGAAGATCGGAGCTTTTGCGCTGACTACGGCGGAAGACTTCGCGTTGCTAGCTAAATACATACGGCTGGCGAAGGCGGAATATGACTCGTGGTCGTCGCATATTGATGCGATTGGAGACAAGGTTGATTCAAAGATAGGGTTTACGGCGTCTCAGCGTGCCAAATCTCAAAGCAAATATGAAAACGATATAAAGCGTTCCCTGGATGCAGCTCAAGAGTATCGGAATGCGAGTAACGATTACGAGAAGGCCAGAGGTGCCATTCTAGAGGCGATAAAAAAGACCACGGAGGATTCCTCCCAGGGGAAAGGAGATCTAAAAACTAAGCCCAAGCCTGGCGGTTTTGGTGGGGCGGGTGATGTTGGCGAACAAGACAAGCTGGAAGCTGCTCGCAAGCAGCGTGATGCCGCGCTTCTTCATCTCGCTGAGCAGGGCGAAAGCCTGCGCCAGCAGCGGGCTCGTAACGCGCAGGAGGTTGCTCTCGCTCAGCTTGAGAATGACCACAAACAGCAGCTCATCTCAGATGAGGATTACTACGCTCAGAAGCTCTCTATACAGAATGCGTCGTATGACCAGCAGCTCGCGGCTGCGAAGACGAAGATTGCCCAGATCAACGATGCAATCTCGAAGTTGCAAGCCGATGAGAGAAGGCAAGGCGCGGGAACTTCCAAAGGACTTGAGGATGCGTCGAAGATAGCGGACCTTCAAACGAAGCGCTTGCAGGTTGAGGGCGAGATCGCGAAGATTCAGACACAGGCCGCTAAAGATCAAAAGGAGTCCGCGCAGAGCGTCTATGGGCTTGCCCGTAAGAGGCTTCAATTGTCGGATGAGCTTGCGGCTAAGGTAGAGGCTCAGCACGGCCTTTCCGTCGATGCCCGTCTCAAGCAGAACGACGATCAGTACGCGATTGAACGAGAAAAGCTCGTCTTGGAGTATGGCGCGAACTCTGTCGAGGTTGGAAATGCCGACCAGATCGACAAGGCTCGGCGCGACCGGATCGCAGCTTCACTTCCAGAGGCGCAATCTGGTGTCGATATAGCGGGAATCAGTGCGCGTCGAAGTGGCGTTGCTGGTGCCCGCGCTCGCGGTGCCATCACCACGCTGGATGCCAAGCGCCAGATGATTGAACTGGATCGCGAAGAGGCTAGAGCGCTTCAGCCTGTCCTAGAAGCCTATCAGCGCTTAGCTGACGATGACGGCGACCTGGAAGCGGCGAAGAAGGTTGTTGAGCTTCAAGAGCAGATTCGGGATCTGAATTCACCGATTGACGACGTTGCGCAGAATATACGCGAAGGGTTAGACGGAGCGTTTGAGGGGCTCTTCGACAATATCGCTGCCGGTAAGAACGCCCTTGAAGGTTTCGCGCACGACGTAGAGCGAATCCTGAGTGACGCCGTTTATAAGCAGTACGTCGAGCCACTCATACAAAATATGCTAGCGGGGGTTATGCCCGGAGCCTCTGGCAATGGTTCGTCGTTGCCGAATGCTCAGACCGCAGGTAATCCCGGAGCTGTGCCGAAGGGCCTCAACGCTGGTGCGATCCTCGGTGGGCTCATCCCTGGTCTGGCGAAAGGACCGGCCACGACCGGCAATGCGTCGAAGGGTACGGGGATGAATGTCACTGTAACTCTCGTCAACGACAGCGATACTCAGCTAAAGATTGGCGACATCATGAAGCAAGGCGGGACAGACCTCGATAAGTTCGAGGCCCTGTTTGCGAAAAGCTTTGGAAGTGGTGGGATTGTTCGCCAGCTCATGATGGGATCGTAA
- a CDS encoding phage minor tail protein L, with protein MSLNNISVAANLEKSKLASSDPWYALVKITWPSGEVIRLVRNTDDIPFDCGDGVGVQAYTAFNWEFDALDEKSDGSIPTWAVKCSNVNRSMESLIEKYGGGVGGHVAIFIVNAARMKREPEIELYFDIVESSTNSKQVSFTLGAASPFRIMYPRHAYSPDRCIWQYKSVQCGYTGAIATCSLQLGGTNGCRAHSNQARFGAFPGIDSNGVRSVQIK; from the coding sequence ATGAGCCTCAATAATATTTCAGTCGCTGCCAACTTGGAGAAGAGCAAGCTGGCCAGCTCTGATCCTTGGTATGCGCTCGTAAAGATCACCTGGCCTAGCGGCGAGGTGATACGACTCGTCAGGAATACCGATGATATTCCGTTCGACTGTGGCGACGGGGTTGGTGTGCAGGCGTATACGGCTTTCAATTGGGAGTTTGACGCTCTGGATGAGAAGTCTGACGGCTCTATTCCCACGTGGGCCGTGAAGTGCTCGAACGTGAATCGATCGATGGAATCTTTGATTGAGAAGTACGGTGGAGGTGTCGGAGGCCACGTTGCCATTTTCATTGTGAATGCGGCTAGGATGAAGCGCGAACCCGAGATCGAGCTTTACTTTGACATCGTTGAAAGCTCCACGAATTCAAAGCAGGTATCTTTCACGCTCGGCGCGGCAAGCCCCTTCCGTATTATGTACCCTCGCCACGCCTACTCTCCTGATCGTTGTATATGGCAGTACAAATCGGTTCAGTGTGGTTATACAGGGGCTATTGCGACTTGCTCGCTACAGTTGGGCGGAACGAACGGGTGTCGCGCTCACTCGAATCAGGCGCGGTTTGGAGCGTTTCCGGGGATTGATTCCAATGGTGTGAGGTCTGTACAGATCAAATGA
- a CDS encoding C40 family peptidase, whose translation MIVDDLIGKPYRLGGRGPDGYDCAGLVVELLCRRNIPIRIPDTTDSRTRNVIAMQTILAARWAGVEKPFRGCLVFLKPDHVGVMVNRRQFIHAAEDIGQVCIEYLDSGVWRPRFDGFYEYVGAR comes from the coding sequence ATGATCGTAGATGACCTCATTGGAAAACCATACAGGCTGGGCGGGCGTGGTCCTGATGGATATGATTGCGCGGGACTCGTCGTCGAGTTGCTGTGTCGGAGGAACATCCCGATTCGCATACCGGACACGACGGACAGTCGAACGCGAAACGTCATCGCCATGCAGACAATTCTCGCGGCGCGATGGGCCGGAGTAGAGAAACCGTTTCGAGGTTGTCTCGTTTTCTTGAAGCCTGACCATGTAGGCGTCATGGTGAATCGTCGGCAATTTATTCATGCGGCGGAAGACATCGGGCAGGTCTGCATTGAGTATCTCGATAGCGGCGTGTGGAGGCCGCGATTCGACGGATTTTATGAGTATGTGGGGGCGCGATGA